A single region of the Nocardioides sp. W7 genome encodes:
- the alaS gene encoding alanine--tRNA ligase — protein sequence MDTAEIRRRFVAHFERAGHTPVPSASLLLDDPNLLFVNAGMVPFKPYFLGQETPPYTRATSVQKCVRTPDIEDVGKTTRHGTFFEMCGNFSFGDYFKEGAIELAWELVTKSQADGGFGFDESVLYPSVLDGDEEAVTLWKRITGLPDDRIVRLPPKENYWSMGVPGPGGPCSELLIDRGPAYGADRDWDAGDRYLEFWNLVFMQDELSAVRSKSDFDIAGELPKKNIDTGMGLERVAYLLQGKDNMYETDVMFPVIEKAMALTGKRYGADHEDDVRFRVVADHVRSSMMLIGDGVTPGNEARGYVLRRLLRRAVRSMRLLGYGDPALPELMPVSRDRMAETYTDLRTDWDRIARVAYAEEETFRKTLQAGTQIFDLAATEVKKSGSTRLAGDQAFALHDTYGFPIDLTLEMASEAGLSVDEEGFRSLMAEQRERAKADARSKKGQHADTGVYRGILDANGPTDWLAYETLETESRALAVLQQGAPVSTLRAGEVGELVLDRTPFYAESGGQAADAGIIEFDGGRLEVLDVQRPIKGLVVHQVRVVDGELASAEGATLHAQVDPEWRTGARQAHSGTHVVHAALREVLGPTALQSGSYNRPGYLRLDFGWTTGLRPEQVADIELVSNNALRADLPVGWQYMTLPEAKDWGAVALFGETYDDSKVRVVEIGGPWSRELCGGTHVDHSSQIGTIVVTGESSVGSGNRRIEAFTGVEGFRYLARERDVVGQLTGLLKTQPDDLVGRVSDLVERLRAAEKEIERARLSQLLAGGAQLAAGASVVGGVHVVAHRVDGAGGGDVRTLAMDVRGRLPDGVPGVVVVIGAADGKVSVVAATTERARDLGLSANDLVRAVGPFVGGKGGGKADVAQGGGTDASRIDEALAAVHAEVARATGQSTGQA from the coding sequence ATGGACACCGCGGAGATCCGACGGAGGTTCGTCGCTCACTTCGAGCGCGCCGGCCACACCCCCGTACCGTCCGCGTCGCTGCTGCTCGACGACCCGAACCTGCTGTTCGTGAACGCCGGCATGGTGCCGTTCAAGCCGTACTTCCTCGGCCAGGAGACCCCGCCGTACACCCGCGCGACCAGCGTGCAGAAGTGCGTGCGGACCCCCGACATCGAGGACGTCGGCAAGACCACCCGGCACGGCACGTTCTTCGAGATGTGCGGCAACTTCTCCTTCGGCGACTACTTCAAGGAAGGCGCCATCGAGCTGGCCTGGGAGCTGGTCACCAAGTCCCAGGCCGACGGCGGCTTCGGGTTCGACGAGTCGGTCCTCTACCCGTCCGTGCTGGACGGCGACGAGGAGGCCGTCACGCTCTGGAAGCGGATCACCGGCCTGCCGGACGACCGGATCGTGCGCCTGCCTCCCAAGGAGAACTACTGGAGCATGGGCGTCCCCGGCCCGGGAGGTCCCTGCTCGGAGCTGTTGATCGACCGCGGCCCGGCGTACGGCGCCGACCGCGACTGGGACGCCGGCGACCGCTACCTGGAGTTCTGGAACCTCGTCTTCATGCAGGACGAGCTCTCGGCCGTGCGCAGCAAGTCGGACTTCGACATCGCCGGCGAGCTGCCGAAGAAGAACATCGACACCGGCATGGGCCTGGAGCGGGTCGCGTACCTGCTCCAGGGCAAGGACAACATGTACGAGACCGACGTGATGTTCCCGGTGATCGAGAAGGCGATGGCCCTCACCGGCAAGCGGTACGGCGCCGACCACGAGGACGACGTCCGCTTCCGCGTGGTCGCCGACCACGTGCGCAGCTCGATGATGCTGATCGGCGACGGCGTCACCCCCGGCAACGAGGCGCGCGGCTACGTGCTGCGCCGGCTGCTGCGTCGCGCGGTGCGCTCCATGCGCCTGCTCGGGTACGGCGACCCCGCGCTGCCCGAGCTGATGCCGGTCTCGCGCGACAGGATGGCCGAGACCTACACCGACCTGCGCACCGACTGGGACCGGATCGCCCGGGTCGCGTACGCCGAGGAGGAGACGTTCCGCAAGACGCTCCAGGCCGGCACCCAGATCTTCGACCTGGCCGCGACCGAGGTGAAGAAGTCGGGCTCGACCCGGCTCGCGGGCGACCAGGCGTTCGCCCTGCACGACACCTACGGCTTCCCGATCGACCTGACCCTGGAGATGGCGTCCGAGGCCGGCCTGAGCGTCGACGAGGAGGGCTTCCGCTCGCTGATGGCCGAGCAGCGCGAGCGGGCCAAGGCCGACGCGCGCTCCAAGAAGGGCCAGCACGCCGACACCGGCGTCTACCGCGGCATCCTCGACGCCAACGGGCCGACCGACTGGCTGGCCTACGAGACGCTGGAGACGGAGTCGCGCGCGCTCGCGGTGCTGCAGCAGGGTGCCCCGGTGAGCACCCTGCGCGCCGGCGAGGTCGGTGAGCTGGTCCTCGACCGCACGCCGTTCTACGCCGAGTCCGGCGGCCAGGCGGCCGACGCCGGCATCATCGAGTTCGACGGTGGCCGGCTCGAGGTGCTCGACGTACAGCGCCCGATCAAGGGTCTGGTCGTCCACCAGGTGCGCGTCGTCGACGGCGAGCTGGCCTCGGCCGAGGGAGCCACGCTGCACGCCCAGGTCGACCCGGAGTGGCGCACCGGCGCCCGCCAGGCACACTCCGGCACCCACGTCGTGCACGCCGCGCTCCGCGAGGTGCTCGGTCCCACGGCGCTGCAGTCCGGCTCCTACAACCGCCCCGGCTACCTGCGCCTCGACTTCGGCTGGACCACCGGGCTGCGCCCGGAGCAGGTCGCCGACATCGAGCTGGTGTCCAACAACGCCCTGCGCGCCGACCTGCCGGTCGGCTGGCAGTACATGACGCTGCCCGAGGCAAAGGACTGGGGCGCGGTCGCGCTCTTCGGAGAGACCTACGACGACTCGAAGGTGCGGGTCGTGGAGATCGGCGGGCCGTGGTCGCGCGAGCTGTGCGGCGGCACCCACGTCGACCACTCCTCGCAGATCGGCACCATCGTCGTGACGGGGGAGTCCTCGGTCGGCTCCGGCAACCGCCGCATCGAGGCGTTCACCGGCGTCGAGGGCTTCCGCTACCTGGCCCGCGAGCGCGACGTCGTCGGCCAGCTCACCGGCCTGCTGAAGACCCAGCCCGACGACCTGGTCGGACGGGTCTCCGACCTGGTCGAGCGCCTGCGTGCGGCCGAGAAGGAGATCGAGCGGGCGCGGCTGTCCCAGCTGCTCGCCGGGGGCGCGCAGCTCGCGGCCGGCGCGAGCGTCGTCGGCGGCGTGCACGTGGTGGCCCACCGCGTCGACGGCGCCGGGGGCGGCGACGTCCGCACCCTCGCGATGGACGTCCGCGGCCGGCTGCCCGACGGTGTCCCGGGGGTGGTCGTCGTGATCGGCGCCGCCGACGGGAAGGTCTCCGTGGTGGCCGCGACGACCGAGCGGGCCCGCGACCTCGGCCTGAGCGCCAACGACCTGGTCCGCGCCGTCGGTCCGTTCGTCGGCGGCAAGGGCGGCGGTAAGGCCGACGTCGCGCAGGGTGGCGGCACCGACGCCTCCCGCATCGACGAGGCGTTGGCCGCCGTACACGCCGAGGTCGCCCGCGCGACCGGCCAGTCCACCGGGCAGGCCTGA
- a CDS encoding DUF6167 family protein — protein sequence MNRGLWFVAGAGAGVYAMIRGRRAAEALTAEGLRDRWSAATLGLRMVRDEVAQGKAEAELDLRARLGLVPDTTPELEAPTRTTTEISSTDEEGTH from the coding sequence ATGAACCGCGGCCTCTGGTTCGTTGCCGGGGCCGGGGCCGGGGTCTACGCGATGATCCGCGGGCGCCGCGCGGCCGAGGCGCTCACCGCCGAGGGTCTCCGGGACCGGTGGAGTGCCGCCACCCTCGGCCTCCGGATGGTCCGCGACGAGGTCGCCCAGGGTAAGGCCGAGGCCGAGCTCGACCTCCGGGCCCGACTGGGGCTCGTCCCCGACACCACCCCGGAGCTTGAGGCTCCGACCCGCACCACCACCGAGATCAGCAGCACCGACGAGGAAGGCACCCACTGA